A region of the Falco peregrinus isolate bFalPer1 chromosome 19, bFalPer1.pri, whole genome shotgun sequence genome:
TCAGATTTTCAATGCAGCAAAATCTTACCCCACAGATATTCAGGAGGGTTTATTTGTGATGTTCTTTGTGTGCTTGTCTTTTAACATGGCTTTCATCTTAAATGGGAAAAGAATGCCCCACCTTACCAGAGATATTTGAGGGTTGTTTATTTTATGGtcctctttttaattttatgactATAACAGAAAAAAGACCAAGTTCTAATTTGCCCTTAGGCTCTCTTACACCACACCGGCAATGTCAAAATATCCTAAGTAGGGTATTTACAGGTGTAATTTATACCAGTGCAGTGTAAAGGTGCCTTAGTATATATGTGAAGAGGGCTAAAAATCTTTTGTCTGTAGAGGTGATTTTGTATCTGATGAAAACAAGCAATTTAAGGACCTGGAGTGATTTGTGtggtgtgtttatttttttaaataacacaaaaaaaccccacacaaaccCCACCCTGCACCTTGGTGCTGGATCCTTAGCTGTTTGCTGTAAGCTGGTACGGCACCTCTCATGCTTTCAGGTGAAGCCCACACTTCTGGGCATAAACTGGTACATGCTGGGGGTGCGCCAGTTTGTGCCAGATAAAGACCCTCTAGAACTACATCAGTAGCAGTATGCCCCTGTGCAGGATTTGGCCTTCtagcagcagcaaggaaaaggtTGCCAGCAGGTTTAACTCTGAATTTCCACCAAAGTCAAATATCTGACGGAACTGCTCCATAGGCATGGCTCGTTTTGCATTGCACCGTCCTGCTGGCATTTTCACCGTGCGTGGTGCAGTGGGCACATCTAGCGCACATCCATCCTGTACCCTGCTCCggccttttctttctgccaggGCATGGACGGAAGCCTCGGTGCAAACCGCAGCGAGGTCCCATGGCAGCACCTTGGGTTTACGCCACTCTGAGTGCGAAAAGATTTGGGATGTGTTCGTGCAAAGCAAACGGCGGTTGGGTCGGATGCATCCTACACCCTTGACGCCCTCGTGAGCAACTGCCATAGCTGGAAGGGTGGACCAAGCTCTTGCATCCTTCTCTGGGAGTTTTGATAGATTTGTTTACCCCTGATGCAGGGGTAAGCAGAGAGCATGTGGCTGTGCATCCAAATCTCCCCCTGATTCCACACCCTcccacaccccccccctcccgagCTGTCACCCGTTTGGCAATGTCTAGACtcgatttatttatttgtttttagcCAGAGTGAGCTGCTCTGTGGATTAATTCCAGTTAGATAACTGGTCAGGGTGCAGGAGGCTCGACAGTCCTCAAgggtttgtttctgtgtgttaaCATTTGTGGCTTACTAGGGTAATTTGCAAACACATTTACTTTGAGTCAATTGGCAATCAGTTAACCGAAGttaaaaaggggtggggggaggaaatAATTGTACAAGCCCCCTTTGCAAAACGCTTTGGGATCTGCGTTATTGGGAAAAAACCAGAGTAATAGAAGCTAGGTAGTGGAAACACAACAAGAAAGGGCTCAATTCGCTCTCAGGATAAAAATCTTAACTGGCAGGAGTCTGCCAGGGATCAATTAGCTGATGTCTGCACACTGCCTTAAAGAGTGGAATGCCACAGCAAAGTTGTATATTATTATAGTTTCTGCAGGTTCTTCTCTCCttttagttttacatttttaacacCACCTACTAAGCAGTTCTCTCCCCTTTTAATAATCCACTGAGTAACGTGGTTTGTTGCATGTTGTCTTCAAATTTCGGTTATGCACGAAGAAAACCTTTCATTGAAAATAAAACGTACGGGAcagatttcatttgaaaaaagcaCATAGGACTGTGCTACTCATCCGGCCAGGATGCAAAGGGCCCACATCCTGATCTGGCTTTGGAGCAATGTCGGAGGAGGCTCAGCCCCTGTTTAATTGTGCGAAGTAAAGTCAGGGTTGTGGGTGAGATGGGCTGGGAGCCTTGGCACTGAGTGGGTAAATCAGATTTAAGCCCAGCCTGATCTTAGCTGATGTAGATGGGTGCAGCTCTCTCGGAAGTTGGAGTTACCCGGCTCTGTATCGCTGATGGCTTGGCCTGTTGTCTGCACCAGTTTTGAGCTGCTAGAGATCTGGGCCACTGAacctgctgggctgctggtcTTGATGGAGTTGGTCTAATTTCCTGTAGGGttattttctccagtttttaaGCACAGGATCCCCCATCTGTCTGTCTCTGCAAAGCTGGCTTTCCTGTCTGCAGGCCTGCACGGAgaccctccctcctcctccccctgcttcTCACACCATCGACTGCACCATGCGTCCTTTTGTCCGTTTCTAGatcctccctccccctctcgCCATGCTCTCTCCTTGCCCGGCTCCCTTTTGCCATTTTGGGGGGGTCTCTCCTTTGCCTCCACACCCTtaatccccccctcccctccctcagaGGGATCACAGCGTGCCTCTCCCTCGATTTCCATCACCTTTCCCCCATCCCTAACTCCCTCCCACCCTCTCCAGCTCGTGTAACTCGCTTACGTTTGCCCTCATTCATGTGTATTCCTTGCCACCACCGTTTCCTTCCATCTGTCCCCAGCACGGAGCCCCCGTCCTTTGTCACTGCTCTGCTCGCCTGACCCTCTGTGTTGCCTCCCCAATTGTTTCCTGTCGTGCTGGGCTCAGATCcctctcccccccgccccccccagccatgCAGTCATTGTCCCGTGGCTTAGAAAAATGCCGAACCCAAGCCCAGCCCTGACAAATGCCTACCTGAGGTCCTTTTGCAAACGAGAGCGAGCCCGGTGCTCCTGGGAGGCAGAACATGGGTCACCGAGGAATTCAGCAAATGTTACTTCGGTCTGGGGTGATGCGCGGGGGTCATTGCAGCGCAGATGCTTGCCACTGACaccccctttctttccatgcgATGCTCCGGTGATATCCCAGGGGAAATGGTGGCATCTCGGTTAATCTTCCTAAGATGGAATCTCCATCTTTGGAGCAAGCGGCataggagcagggcagggaaatgtctgccagggatggggcagggagagccGACCTTGCCCTGGGGCTGTAGGAGGGCGTAGGTGACCCCTTATCGCTTTATCCCGCCCTCCACGGGCTCCTTGGGATGAACCTTTATCCTGCGATTCCGGCTGTGTTGATTTATTCTACGGTTGTGTCGTGCCCAGCACCGTAAAGTCATCTTCTGTGAGTTTCCCAAGTACTAATAATGCAGCGCTGTCGATGACCATCGGTCCGCATCAACCGCTCAGAAACTTTATACTAAACAAAGCATTGCAAATATACTTCAGGGTGCAAACTCAGCGGGGAGTAGTAACATGTGAGCTACGTTGGACTTGGCAGGGAGTGgattttgtttggattttgggGATTTGCCCAGCTCCTTCTCCGGGTCAGATCTAGCATTTCCATTCCCCAGGAACGTGAAATTGATGGCTTAGAGATGGGTTTGATGCAGCAGCATCGCAACGTTAAGCGTTGTAGGAAGTTTTGCAGTAGCACAAGGCAGAAGACAGCTATTCTTCCCATTCTACAAATGGGGGACTGAGGCTCAGAGAGATGAAGTAGTAGCTCTGAGGAGTTAAAAGTCACATTGGGAGCCGACAGCGAAGTCAGGATTTACCGGCACGTGTCCTACACCCATGCCAAGACCCTCTGACAGGCGGTGGGGTTTCGAAGCTACGCCGTGAGTTTTTGTGTTCGCGCAGTCTCCTGCAGCTTGATGAGGCTGCACCCCGGTGCCCATGCGATGTTGCGAGATGCGAGTGTGACCTGTCAGGCTGAGCATGCTTTGTGCAGCTGTAACTATTGGTTGTACCGTGTGCGGCGCCTGCCACCGCTGCGAGCGCGGGGAATTATTCTTGTCAGCTGTAGTGGCACAAGGCTCCCATTTTTATCGCTAAAGGTGTGGGGTTCGGTTCTTGCTAATGATACGTGGTGGTGGGATCGTTACGTTCCCGTAAATACCCCAATGTCACAAGTCTTGTGTCTCATGAGATGAGCTCCAGATACGTGGCAGCACTGAGTGGCAGCCCTGAACTCCCAGCTGGGAGAGATGTTGTTATCTATTAGGAACTGTATAAATAATAACGTTCCAGGCCACGAGCTGAGGAATCTTAACTTCTTGGTTGCAAAAGCATCGTTTGCCCATCATCTTGTGTTAAAGTATGATGTCAGTGTAGTACCTTGAGGAACACTTGCTGGTGTCAGATGGTCGGAGGAGAGGACAGGAGACAGGCTTCTTCTGGGGAAAGAAGGTGGGGGATCTCACAGAGGTTTCAATCCCATATCCTGATCCTCTTGTTCCGTGAGCCCCCGAGTCAGACACCTGAATCCTTGGGAAACCACGGCAAAACGCTCGCTTTACTCCACCTGCACTAGCAGAAATGCGGTGCCCTggagaatcttttttttttttttttttttcagtttcttcttcgAGATCTGAGCTTAGAGCAAACCTCCCCACAGAGGAAGCCCTGGTCTGCACGGGAGCTTGGTGCCAGGCTTTGAAAATGCCTTCAGGCACCGAGTAAGGCTTTTGGAGAGAGAGGTtagagggacagcagcagggagggttTCCAGAAGTCGTTTGGAAACCTGTGCCacatctgtaaaaatatttagttgCTTGATGGCATCCTAGTGTCATCTAGGAACCTGGAGTCACACAGCTGGCTCTAAAGCCTTCCAAAAAAGCAATTTGGAAGccaaaacacactgaaaagtctcttgccttttttggaaaagcagaaagatggtTTTTgagctgtgaggagcaggggacTTGGCTCAGTGGGCTCCACGAGGTGGGTACTGGTACACGAAGGCACTGGCATGGCGAGTGCTCCGAGGGAAGGGGCCGAGCGCTTGGCttgctgggggcgggggggggggggggggggggggctgcggccaTTGGTATTTTATGTACCGGGTGGAGGGTCCAAGGCAAAACGCAGCCCTTGGCTGGTGGCCTCCCCTCGCCGGGAGCCGCTGCCGGGCCTGGGGTCCGCACGCAGCCCgtgccagggctctgcaaaCACGGGAAGGAATCCCTGCCCGATGGCTTGTGGGTTTGACCCCCGAGCAAATACCAGCAGCCTGCTACCCCCCGGCCTTCCACCGACATTTGGGGTCCCGCCGTATCTGCAGTGGGGAGCCCACATGGCTGACCCTCTGCTGCATCCCCCCCTGAAACTTGGCCCCCCAAAAGTGACCCGGATCATGGCGGATTCACCCCAAAAGCTCTGCGGTAGGACAGAAGTCTCCAtggagggctctgctgccttgaTTTACGGCAGTTGTAGGGCTCTGCTCCCCTCAGTTATGGCAGTTGTAGGGCTCTGCTCCCCTGAGTTACGGCAGTTGTAGGGCTCTGCTCCCCTGAGTTACGGCAGTTGTAGGGCTCTGCTCCCCTCAGTTTTGGCAGTTGTAGGGCTCTGCTCCCCTCAGTTACGGCAGTTGTAGGGCTCTGCTCCCCTCAGTTATGGCAGTTGTAGGGCTCTGCTCCCCTGAGTTACGGCAGTTGTAGGGCTCTGCTCCCCTCAGTTACGGCAGTTGTAGGGCTCTGCTCCCCTGAGTTACGGCAGTTGTAGGGCTCTGCTCCCCTGAGTTACGGCAGTTGTAGGGCTCTGCTCCCCTCAGTTATGGCAGTTGTAGGGCTCTGCTCCCCTGAGTTACGGCAGTTGTAGGGCTCTGCTCCCCTGAGTTACGGCAGTTGTAGGGCTCTGCTCCCCTTGAGTTACGGCAGTTGTAGGGCTCTGCTCCCCTCAGTTATGGCAGTTGTCTCTCCCTCGTGCTCCCtgtgagctggagcaggggggtgAAGGGGCTCCGCATTGGCCATGCCTGGCCGTGGGCTCGGCATCCCCCTGCTTTCTCCCATCATCTTGTCTCTCTTGCCGCCTCAGTGTTGGCCAAATCCTTCCCaccctgggagctgctctggcGGGAGGGCGGCCATCTTCTCTGAGGGGCAGCATGGCGCCTGGGCCTCAGCGGGGACAGGCTTCCTCACAGGGAGGTCTGGAATCCCCCCCATCCCCGGCTCCCTGGTGCCTGGGTGTGTGTGAGAGGGGGATCTGCGATGGGGGATTGCTGAGGGGCTGCTGATGGCCAAGGGGAGGCAGCTGAGGAGGATCTTGTAGTGGGGGGGCAGCACACAAAATGGCGACACCTGCCTGAGGATGAGGGAGTGGGGAGCCCCTGAGGGAGCAACTCTGTGAGGATGGAGAGAGGGGAGCCTTCCTCAGGCGTTTCTCCTGGCAGGGTTAGGGGGTAAAAAGCCTTTCCCTCATGGCCGGTCCCCAGGCAGTGGCTGCTGTGTGGTGCAGGGCCTGGTGAAAACATGGCGGCTCAGCGGTCTCCTGAGGCGAGAGGAGGGTGGCGGGACAGCCTCTCTAACCtccctgctttgttttctctctcttccccaagGCTGCAAGATCAAAGCCCTGCGGGCAAAGACCAACACCTACATCAAGACTCCGGTGCGGGGCGAGGAGCCGGTCTTCATGGTGACGGGACGGCGGGAGGACGTGGCCATGGCCCGGCGGGAGAtcatctctgctgctgagcacttCTCCATGATCCGGGCCTCCCGCAACAAGGCCGGCACCACTTTTGGCAGCGCTCCGACCTTGCCGGGGCAAGTCACCATCCGGGTGCGTGTGCCCTACCGCGTGGTGGGCTTGGTGGTGGGCCCCAAAGGAGCCACCATCAAACGGATCCAGCAGCAGACCAACACCTACATCATCACGCCCAgccgggaccgggaccccgTCTTTGAAATCACCGGCGCACCGGGTAACGTGGAGCGCGCCCGGGAGGAGATTGAGACCCACATTGCAGTGAGGACGGGCAAGATCCTGGAGTACAACAACGAGAACGATTTTCTCTCCAGCAGCCCTGATTCCGGCATGGAGAACCGCTACTCGGAGGCCTGGCGGGTTCATACGCCGGCGCCGGGCTGCAAGCCCCTCTCCACCTTTCGGCAGAACAGCCTGGGGTGCATCGGCGACTGCTCCGTTGACCCCGTCTACGAGACTCCCCGGCTGAACGACCAAAACGACTTCAATTACGGTTACCTCTTCCCCAACTATGGCGTGAACAAGCAAGATCTGTATTACGGGGTGCCAGAGTCGGGTGCCCCGATGTGGGCTGGGCAGGAGAACACCAACCCCGTCTCGGTGctcttctcaaagcagcagCGGTCCAGCAGTACCGGCACCATCCACCCAAATTCACATCGCTCCCCGTCCTCCTCCATCCAAGAGCCCAATCTCTCCGGTCTCCCCAGGCGGTCGCAGGGGGAACCGCTCCAAGGGTTTTCCAAGCTGGGGACGACGACCGCTGCCCGGACGTCTGTCTCCAGCAGCCGCGAGTGCATGGTGTGTTTCGAAAGCGAAGTTACGGCGGCGCTGGTGCCGTGCGGCCACAACCTCTTCTGCATGGAGTGTGCCGTGAGGATCTGTGAGAGGACTGATCCAGAGTGCCCGGTTTGCCACGCTGCAGCCACTCAGGCCATTAGAATATTTTCCTAAAGAGACGAGCAGGgcattggggtggggggggtggggggtaggaAGGGAGCGTGGGGGGGgtccaggaaagaaaaaaatgatgataataataataataataatgataatgataataataataataataatgacatctgaagaacaaacaaatgaatgaaagaataaattaatttaaagaagaagaagaagaaaaaaaaagaaattattttacaagcaatgtatgttattttttaaaaaaaagaagtgaataataaaattaaaatgaatagcAAAGCCAGAAATTTTGAAGGGTGAACGATGCTCCAGCCTGCaatgtcttttttaaagcaagtacTCTGAACGCACACTCGGATCTCGCAAGCAAAGCGGTTTAGTTCAGTTTTTTTGGTGGTGAGATTGGGA
Encoded here:
- the MEX3A gene encoding RNA-binding protein MEX3A (The sequence of the model RefSeq protein was modified relative to this genomic sequence to represent the inferred CDS: added 53 bases not found in genome assembly); this translates as KGSSAPSAGAAEPKLCALYKEAELRLKSSSNTTECVPVPSSEHVAEIVGRQGCKIKALRAKTNTYIKTPVRGEEPVFMVTGRREDVAMARREIISAAEHFSMIRASRNKAGTTFGSAPTLPGQVTIRVRVPYRVVGLVVGPKGATIKRIQQQTNTYIITPSRDRDPVFEITGAPGNVERAREEIETHIAVRTGKILEYNNENDFLSSSPDSGMENRYSEAWRVHTPAPGCKPLSTFRQNSLGCIGDCSVDPVYETPRLNDQNDFNYGYLFPNYGVNKQDLYYGVPESGAPMWAGQENTNPVSVLFSKQQRSSSTGTIHPNSHRSPSSSIQEPNLSGLPRRSQGEPLQGFSKLGTTTAARTSVSSSRECMVCFESEVTAALVPCGHNLFCMECAVRICERTDPECPVCHAAATQAIRIFS